AAAGTCTATAAACAgttgaattaatttttaaagtttaattccACAGCCACTGTCACTGAGTGATTTATTGTATGAACAACCCTGTTGGTAAAAGTAGTGGGATagaaaaacacttattttagtGAATGTAGAATTAAGCAGAATTATTTAAGCCAACTATTTCTAATAGACCCAGACTATTGGAAACAAAACTGCTGTTTAGCTGGGCCTCTCTCAAGCAAATAGTGGAGATGTTCACTACTAAAAGTAACTATGTGAAGAGTCTTTAATGTGATTGTAAtatcattgcttttattttggtgcTTGGGGTTTGGTTTCCAGAAACCAGTGACAAAGGTGCTAAAGCTTGGTTACCTGTATTGCAAGGCAATTCATTGGCTCCTGTCTGTCACACTTGTTACACGTTTTTTGATACTAACACTAGATGGCGCCAAAATAATATAGTTTATATTAGTGAGTCttaatttttactgttttgatgGAACAAATTAACTAATGCAGTTTAAATTTGAGTAAGAAAATCAATTAGATTTATTCCAAGGCTTATTTGACTGCCCTCCAGAAGTTTTTAACTTTAGTACAAAATCAGACCTAGTCCTCACCAGCCAATTATAATGTAATCTATAGTAAGTTCTGACAGCCTGTGTTTGTGCTTTGGCACACGCCACTACCCCGTCatataaagaaacatgtttattttctgttaattaAGAACTCAAAGGACTGGTGAACTAGGATTTTACTTATTCTACACATGTTTTTTCCACAACATTTTTCAATTACAGTTGCCATTGCAAAGAGAGTAGGAACAGATGAGGACTGTTTGACTGGATTGTAACCTAACACTTTACAGCCTTACACCTTACACATGAGTCTCTTTTTAAAGTATACAGGTGTTCTATAGCCAGGGTTTGCCAGGATGCCATTTGGGGCAGCAAAGCATTTAGGCATAGGTCGGTGTGGATGGCTACCCCGCTGAGGGAACTATTGAGATCCAAGTTTACACATGGCATACACATAGTATTTAATGTTTCGCTGAAAAGATAATAGAGATTGCAATTAGAGCTTATATATCAGAGAATTGCCTTTCAACACAATTggatgagaaaaatgaaaacatgcatgGACATCTGAAATAACAATCCAGCCAGTGGAGTAATGATGTCTAGCAAAGTATAAATAATCGCCTACTTTCGATTAAGTGGACAAATTGCACACATGgacaacacacatttttgcCAAAGGCCAATGCAAATGTATCTTATctagaataatttctttattttcagtaCTGACAAATCTTGTCCTAAACTGTATATCATCTGATGTAGGGTCAAAAACTGCCACTAGCAGCTTGTAACGGCGATTTTGATGGTAACTACAGGTTAGCTGCAAGTAGGGCGCAGCTCTTTGACCACACTTGGGTGAAGCACTGTACCCCATCCGACAGATCCACTACAAATCTTCTCCGTTCCATTTATAGTTCGTGCGATCATTATGCTTCTGCAACCCAGCTAATTCATATAACCGAAACAATAGATCTTAAAATCCCAACAATGCGAGTATACTCTGCCGACATCCAGTGGTTTAAAATGCTTTATGCGGTCTTTGAGATAGTATTGTTTGCGCCCTCTGTTTCTAGTCGGACAGAATAAAGCACGGAAACCAAACAGCCACGTAGTAAAAGGCGAAGCTCGCAAAAAGGTgagcatttattgtttttttgtaacatttaccGAAGTTGTCATATTACAGTTTACACATAGGGTTTGTAACGTAGTTGAACGACAGAGGTAAATCAttgaatcattaaaaaaaaattgtgaatcCCTCCTGCGTTGACGCTGGTGATTCTGGCTAGCGAATTAGCAGGCGTTAGCGAGTTAGTAAGGTTGACAGGTTGTACCGTAAACACATCTAGGTAGTTAGCTTGCTGTCTCGTTAGCAGCACGAGCAACTTTCAGCCACCTGAAGtggatcttaatctgtcataaCTATCATTAGCTGCTGCAATTTTAACACACAAGGGCAGCACGACCGCCatgaaatgtacttttaataATGGCCGTCTCGTTTTCTTATAGCTAGACTGGTATGGATGCAGGACTGTCTGTAAAGAGGTTACCAAAGATCGCTCAGCAAAATCATCAAAAACTAAAGTGATAGATGACGTATTGTTACGATCACAGAATGGCTTTAAAAGTCATAGTGGCGGGGTCTTAAAAGcataacaaaatacaaaccCAGTCGTGTCTGTCAACAAAGAATTCCATTTTAAACGTGGTGTTGCATTACTTGACAGCGTTAATTCGTTAATCATGACGTTATGGGGGAAATATTACAAGCAGTCGCAGCTCCCCAAGTGATGCTTTCTATATTTTGAACAGGACTGACACAATTGAATCGGCCGTGTGCTGGTTGCCAAGTCTTCAGTGTTTGTGACGTCTCAGCAGATtctattaaacattttctagCTAAACGTTTATCAATAACAAGGGAGACGTGTGTTGTTGATTAGAGCACTTTGtccatctgtgtctctgtgtgaaaGTAAAAGAAGTCCCTTGTCTAAATTTAAAGCTGCACCGTCAGCTTAACTTCCAATGCATATTGTTAGCTTGTGACTGTAGCTTATGTTTAAATAAAGCTCATTGTATTGTTACATAACATTATCAGTGTCTGAAGCAGATCATTCCTGTGGAGCCACACCTTGGCACGTGATGTATATTGATCTATgtattctttaaataaaattcgTCAATtataaactaaatgttttctctctgtgtttttatgcGGATTCTGTTCTGAAGTGTTCCTGGACACAGACATGCTCTCATCTGGCCTGCCTTCTGACAGCATGGTGGTTTGAAACATTCTTTCCAAAGTGGCACCAGCAATACTGGGACTGTTCAGTATCTTTATGAAAATGGAAACTAATCAAGCAGGAGCTGTTCAGATGGATGCCAATGCTTATAAAGAGGACAAAGTTATAAAATCCAAAGAGACTGAAACCCATGCTATGGAAGGTCAAACACATTTAAGACAAGGGCTGgagaacacacaaaacacaacagggGACAAATGTAATGGTGAGTCTTGATGGCTAATCTCTTATATTTCCTagtatatgtttttatattcattgACCACACACATTAATACCGCTGAGTTGCAACACTAACCAAAATGTGGCAGCTGTAAAActtgaaggaaaacaaacaaaagtcccATGAATAAGAGGTTTGCATACTGAAACAAAGTTTCCAGGCGTATGTGGATTTCCTGGTTTTGTTTGAAAGCACCATTTATTTAACCAAAATTACCATGCTCTTTGATAATCACAGCACTTTACCTTTTAGACTTAGgagaaaaaacactgtacatcTAAAACTTTGTATGCTTCACAATAATTTGGTGATGCACCAGTGGCCAATAACATGACAAATGACATATGAGCGactttcaatttaaaattagttttcagggattttaaatgtgtttgccttGCAAGATGACGTTGTGCTCCTTGGTTCAAGAGATGGTTCCACTAAAGAGATTCCTATCTATCCATTTGCTTCATGTTTCCAAATTCCTCTTTTTGTTTAGGCTATTGTAGCTTAACAAAGTCGTCCAGCCAGTTTGTCAAGACAATCACATCCACTAACTGTAATTCAAAGGAGCATTTATTGCCACACTTCTGAGGTCTTCTTTTCCCCCAACTTTTTCAGGTCCTGTAAGGTCAGATGTGGTTCCAAATGGAGACAGACTGGCAGAGGGCTTCAGTGCTTCGGGGGACATGTATATAAATGGGTCCGTCCCACAGATGGCCCCTCCCCAGAGCACCAGCTCCCCTGTCGACTCCCCAAACCAAGAGCCCTCCCcaggtgtgtctgagggggcTAATGCTGAGGTCACGGTTCACAAGGGTGATGCATTGCAATCACTCAGACTGAGTATGCCTATGCAGGAGACTGAATTGTGTAAGCATAAACTTATGTGGAGTGAATGCCCCCTATATACCGTCCCTGTATATTAAACTAATTTTGCTACACACCCTTAATTATCTTCCTTGTCTGTTTATTATGTGGAAAGAAGGATTCAATGgacatttcttttaatctttGAGTCTGCTTCATTTTTGCTCCCATAGGTAACAGATTGCTTTGTTGGACTTTAGTGTGGGTGCTTTATTTGGAACACTGATCTGTTTTCTTCTGGTGGCATTTTAAAGTCGGGCACATTTGTCAtgttaacattttttgaaatggCTTGACACAAACTGTGGGGattttgtttatctttattttagaTCTCCTACGTAGCCTATACATAGCATCCAataaacagttcagtttttcttttgatcAAATATGGACATTACCAACCCAGTGTACACCGGgttaatatgttttataaaagtgttttatGTCTAAAGCCAAATCACAATATATATAGCCAACATGATACCCACATTTACACTGAAGCATACCTGACCAATGAGGCACCATAGTGGGGCGActgtagagcggtcatccaccaatctgttagttgttggtttgatccccggtttCTCCAGTCAcctgttgaagtgtccttgagcaaaccactgaacccaaacttagttgctcctggtgagtgttggtcattgtgtgtgtgttactgatAGTGCTAATGGcttaatgagaagcagtgtaaagtgctttgagtaccaaaaGTGCTATatagtgcagaccatttaccataggGCTCATTTCCTAGCTATTCTTTATGGTCCTAGAACACCAGGTGTTgtataaataaattactttggAGTACTTTTGCACTATGTGATGTAGGAGGAGAGTCTCTCTTTTTTGCCTAATATTCTTTCCCTTTAGCCAACCAGCCGCCATCACTGGACATGGAGAATGAGGAGAAGATTCGTCTGGAAGCTCGCCGACGCCTAGAGGAGCAACTCAAACAGTACAGAGTGCAGAGACATAAAGAGAGGGTGAGTGAATTGAGTTGCTACTATGTTAAGTACAGCAGCACTACAAGTCACTTCTTAAAATGCATCTAGGTCAATTTGCTTTCAAAATCGTAATTGTCCTTGAGGCAGTTTGACCATCCCTTTAGCCATTTAGTCATCTGTCTGTATCTTTTAGAAAAGTATTACCAGCAGTTATAAACTAATGTGAATTCAGTTTATTGTATCATCATTGCAGTCTTATTgagtctttctttctttctgtatcCAGTCTCACCGCACCACCACCAAGAACAGGCCATTCAGTACCTTGGATCCAGAGCTCATGCTGCATCCTGAGGCTCTTCCCCGGGCCAACACTGTCGCCATGACGAAGGAGTATTCCTTCCTGAGGACCAGTGTCCCACGTGGTCCTAAACTAGGAAGCTTGGGAATTCCCCCTTCCAAGGAGAGGAAATCCAGATCTTCTCGCCCCAACAAGATACACTCCTTGGCTGATTACAAGTCTCCCGAAAATGATAGTAGTGGAGGAGGTACAAGGACAGCAGGTAACACCATGAGCTCCTCTCAGTCCACAATTAGCTCAGTGTCCACACTGTCTGAGATTAGTGTGATGTCAGAGGGTAGCATCAATGAAGCAGAGATGCCACCAGGTGCTTTGTTCCAAGTCGGGGACAACATCTCAGAATTTGATGGCAGTGAATCAGGAATGAAGCCGGGGAACGATGGCAATGACAGTGACAGCTCCTCTTACAGCAGTGTGTCTGCCAGGGGAACATTTGGTATGCTCTCCACTGCACTGGAAAGGCAGCATGGTCCTTACAAAGTGGAGGGCAGGGAGATTGCCCCTGAGGCTGTGGGTCAGTTTCCATCCCTGCAGGAGGTGCTGCAGGCAGCCAGCGAAGAACAGCACCTGTTGGAGCTCgagcaagagagagaggggacagCACAACCTCATAGCCGCAGGGACAGTTTTTCCAGCAGGTATATGTCAATATCGGGTATAAGtccaattaaacaaatgagtACAATTAACAGTTCTTGATGTTACTTGATTTATTTGATTGTGGTTCAGATTAACTAAATGCAATgactttattattcatttttacttatttataatCAATTCTCATCTTTAGTACtgatgtttatttacattttttcagtgtCTCTTTGGAGAGTTCAGTGATGGGCCATGATGAAATGCTCCaagtgctgaaagagaaaatgagactTGAGGGCCAGCTGGAGTCGTTGTCATCTGAAGCCAATCAGGTTATATAACTTGTTAAATTCTTTAATCacatttaggttttacacaaatgcaaaaattattattattatttttttaatcttaaattTCCCCTTGCTCTACTGTGCCTGTAGACTACTCATTTGCAGTCCGGATGAACTTGCACTTATCTTGATAAATGAAACCTACTTTCTGCACATGGGTGGAAAAAACGGTTTCAAGCCCATTGGCAGTGCCAAAGATTTTATATATGCGATGAGAGGTATCACTCTATTAAAAATTGATGTTCTGAATCAGACCTTCAGTAGCCCATTTAAGACAAGTACATGTTGGACAATagtattataattataaagtaACCTTGAACCTTGAGTGTGCGTAAAAGCCAGTAAGCTGTTAATAtggaaatgcaaacaaattgCAAACAATCAATATTGTATGTAGTATTTCTCAACGTCTTTGACAGAAATACTAGATAAGAGTCAATGAATAAGCAAATTTGTTGTAGTGTCCTGGCCCTGCTACTGTGGGAAACGcacattttccatttcttttggACAAAATGAccatgtaaatacattttgtgaaggGGTGAATAAACAATGTATTTAGTCTTCTATCTTAAGCTGCATCATCAGAAAATAAGAGAGCTGAATCAACAGCATTCTCAAAATAAGTTTGAAGAAATTCCATTGGATTGTACCGTTTGGTGTTCTTGTTATGTTGTGTACTTGTACCGTAGTTGAGAACTGTCATGAAGAGATTATTTGTGTAAATTCCATCCACATAAACTAAATTGAGAAGGTTTTACTAAATCTTAAAGGTTTCTAGTAGTGTTAGCTGCAGCGATGTCAAAGTTGGTCAATTTACAACTTTAGACCACTATTAATAACAAATGAACTGACGTGATATTTTGAACACATAATTATTATCAGCAATTgaaatttttcattatttgctaAATGATCCAGTAATGGTATTGGAAAGTAAAATGTCTCTGGTTCTGTGTAATAACTCAACATCTACAAGATAGACGTGCACATTTAGTAAGATGGCACTATGACAATGATATATGTATAGTAACGTTTCTAGTAAATAAGTATTGCATGAAATGCCCAAATTTCAAGTTTGCTAATAGATCTGACTATGTCTGCATACATTTTCATTCTATTAACCACAAATTGTCTGCACTGTGCTACGGGACGTTTTTGTGATTGCTGTGTCGTAATATTCCTGATTTCATGGCAGCTTTTTTGTGACATGtatgtgatttgttttccaaagtttttaaatttaagtttaaattgcAAGATCACACAGAATTCTCAAAGGATTGATTATTTAAATGAGTTGTTACAGttgcaacattttcatttcatggagGGACTGACTAATGAATACAAAGTcataacagaataaaaaaattgtatataGCTTTGTGGCTGCCCAGATAATGAATACTGGAAACAATATTTGGGTGTTGGGCCaacacactttttctttgtctttcaggcTCTCAAGGAGAAGACAGAGCTTCAGGCCCAGCTTGCTACAGTTAATGCTCAGCTGCAGGCTAAGGAAGAAGAGGCCCAGATCAGCCAGGAGAAACAGAGCACACTCGCCACAGAGGTTGGCACACTGCGGCAAAATTGCAGCCAGCTAGAGAAAGCAATGGTGGAGCTTCAGGGAAGCCTGGAGAGCAAGAATGCCAGTCTGGCTTCTCTTAGCAATGACCTTAAGATGGCTGAAGACCAATACAACAGGCTAATGGGGAAAGTGGAAGAATTGCAGAGCACTGTAACCTTAAGAGACAATACTGGTGAGTGAGTGAGTCCCAGAGATTTAAGTGTAAAAAGTTATTGTGACCACCACCCTGATTGTAAAAGCAGATGTTTTTGATCTCACAATTTTGCAGCTCAGGAGTTGCGTCTGCAGATAGGAGGTCTTCAGAGCCAGCTTCAGCAGGTCCAGCTGGAGCGAAGCACCCTGCAGAGCCGACTGAAGACTTCCCAGGCTGAGATTGATTCACTCCAGCAGGTTCGACAGTGGTACCAACAGCAGCTAGCTCTGGCCCAGGAGGCAAGAGTGCGACTGCAAAGCGAAATGGCCAACATGCAGGTAAAACTGATtctgatgcagttttttttttccccaacaatGCTTGGGATTTGACAGACAAGAGTTGGCATGTGACCGGCAATAAATGCTAattgacatattttaaattttccCCCCTTCCCAGGCTGGACAGATGACTCAGATTGGTGTTCTGGAACATCTGAAGCTAGAGAATGTGACACTATCTCATCAACTCACTGAGACCCAACATCGCTCTATCAAAGAAAAAGAACGGATTGCTGTTCAGCTGCAGAGCATTGAGGTATTTTATGAATACATCATTATCAGCTATGTTAATCTGCTTACTAAAATAACATACATGAAGTCCTGCCAGGGACCTTATCAGTACTAATTCCATTAATTAACAACGCTTTTAACTGCGTGCATTTTAAATTCTTGTATGAGTTAGTTtttcaaatgtctgttttttatttgttcttttattaaattaaacattgttaAAATTTGTTACTGTCAATTGTGTAGGCTGACATGCTGACGCAGGAAGCTGCTTACAAGCAGATCCAAGATGCAAAAACCATGGTGGAAGATGACTTACAGCATAAACTAGAGCAGTTTGAGGAAGAGCGGGACCATTTATTGAAACTGGCCAAAACCGCCACCACCCTGGAAAGGGAACTTGAGCAGGTAGTCAAGCCAATcaatttgtaataatttgtaatAGAAACTTGTTTTCCACCGTGTATGGTCACTAAATTTCTTATTGTGTTCTGTGCCTTAACTTCCTTTTACACTCCTTCATAGGTGAAGTTAACCCTTTCCCAGAAGGACATGCAGCTGCAGTCACTCCAGAAAGAACATCTAGAGCTGATGCGCCAGCTGACCACCACTCAGGAGAACCTGCACATCAAAGAGCAGTCCATCAACCAGCTAGAGGCCCGATATTTGGAGCTGGAGGCCCAGCTGGCTGAGCTGCAGTCAGAGAGCAATGCCAAGGATGACAACATCCAGTACCTCCAGAACGAGAAGATTGTATTGGAGGTAGCGCTGCAGTCAGCCCGGGCTGAGAAGAGTCAACTTGATGAAAGTGCTGAGCAGCTTGGAGAAGGTGTTCTGATGGCTTCTGATGTTTTAGATCAGCTCAGACAGGAAGTCCAGGTCAAAGCCAATCAGGTACGAGATcttgaagaaataaaacagccTGTGATGAAGGATTTTGTCTCAGTTCACACAGAAATTCATAATATTATAGTATATAACACAGGTGGGATTTTGCATTCATTCTGTTTCTAAAAGACCATGTACCATGTGTAATGttgggctgttttttttttttttttttgttgttacagaTTGAAACTTTGCAACAGGAAAATAGTTCCCTGAAGAAGCAAGCTCAGAAACTGAAGGAACAGTTCCAACAACAAAAGGTGAAACAACTCATTCCTTTAAGCATAAGTTAGTAGAAGCCAAGAGAAGTAAAGACTGTGTAGATTTGAGAAAGAGAGAACTCCCTGCTGGCTAAGGTTTATGCTGTCGTGGGAGGATGTATTATAGAGCCAGATGGCTGTCATTTCCGAATAATGCCCAAAGTGCTGGTTAACACGCCTCACTGGATTTAGAAAAAGAAGATGGTGCTCATTTTGCATTGACAGGCTGTCACAAAGATGGTGAGGATAACTGACAGAATGACAGGAACGtgcattgtgttttctgtcatacAAGGCTTTTTGTAGACCATCTTCAGACTCTTGCATTAACATTCATGTTGATTGTATTAAGAAATCCATCGATGGACATGATTGTATCTCTGGTGGTAAGGAGGAAAAACATatctgcattaaaaataaactaatgtttGTTATAGTTATTGCAGAAATGTGTTGATtaagttttaaattaacaaaaaacactCCACATCACAGATTTCCATTGGTGGTTTCCTGTGATAATTTGTGAAATATCCTGCTATGACATCTATAGTGTGTTCCTGTTAGGGGCATTTTTAGCTGaccaaaccaaaacaactcTATGTATAGACATTAtttatcagtaaaatgtttctcAATCAAGCCCAGAGATGAAGCAGTGAGGGATTCAGATCGTGCCACAGCGCTGTCTCTCCAGTATGCTGTGAAATGTCATTTTGCCTACTCAGTTGAGACCAATGGGAGCACAGCTAATCAcgtaaaaatgtttattgttttcttctatATAAAACCTTTTGCTGGACGCACTATGTCACTGACTCTGCAGGTGATGGTGGAAGCATACCGCCGGGATGCCAGCTCCAAAGACCAGCTGATAAGTGAGCTCAAGTCCACAAAAAAGCGGCTGCTGACCGAAGTGAAGGACCTGAAGCAAGAGGTGTTGGGCATTCAGggagagaagcagaaggcagAGTTGGAGCAGGCCCGTTTGCAGAAGGAGGTGGTGAGAATCCAGGAGCAGATGAATAATATGGAGGCGCATCTGCAAGCCATTCAGCAAGAAAGGGATCAGCTAGAAACCCAGATCCAGGtattcttatttttatattattataggACGATAGGGACCATTCTGTGTCATTTTGGTAgtataatgtcatttttttctaaacccAGTCTGTACAGTTTGACCAGAGCCAGCTAGCAGCAGTGACACAGGAGAATGAAGGCCTGAGGAAACAGGTGGAGCAAATGGAGGCTGAAGCCAAAACGTGAGTCATGTGCTGCTCAGAGATTTTGGGAGCATAAATGATTCCCACAGTGTTGACTTGGACCATAAAACATACCTCTGTTATCAAGTgctatttaaatatacattattcGGAGATCGATTATGCAACTCTTATAATGCATTGACACGAATCAGTACAAACGGTTTAACAAAGCACAACAATCTGTGATctgttgatttctttttcttttttttttttttttttttttacctaaccCAATGTGCAACTCAGCATTTTTTTGCCCGTTGTGTTCTGTATGTATGCTGTGCTGCTAGAACAATCCAAATCCTCTGTGGGCACTTTTAACTTCTTAAATGCATCAAACAGAGCAATCTCAGAGCAGAAGGTGCGCATGAAGCGGCTGGGGACAGACTTGACCAGTGCACAGAAGGAGATGAAGGCTAAACACAAGGCTTACGAGAATGCGGTGGGCATCCTGAGCAGGAGGCTACAAGAAGCCCTAACTGACAAGGAAACGGCCGAGGCAGAGCTAGTCAAACTCAAGTCACAGGTGTCAGATGGGGGAAACAACCAGGTCTTACAGGTACTGTACAGAACTTCCTTGAGTTCCTTGAGttggttagttagttagttagttagttccACAGCTACAACAGCGAATGTTTTCTTGCTTgactcatttctcatttttaccaAGATGTACAGTGTGTCATTTTTGATACATGTGCTTTTTGAGTAAATCATGTTACATAATATTGTATTGTCGTTTTTGTTATTCAGGAGAAGATGAAGACTCTGCAGGCTGAGCTGCAGGCTGTGACCAATAGCAAAATTATGTTAGAGAAGGA
This window of the Channa argus isolate prfri chromosome 11, Channa argus male v1.0, whole genome shotgun sequence genome carries:
- the golga3 gene encoding golgin subfamily A member 3 isoform X1 — encoded protein: MKMETNQAGAVQMDANAYKEDKVIKSKETETHAMEGQTHLRQGLENTQNTTGDKCNGPVRSDVVPNGDRLAEGFSASGDMYINGSVPQMAPPQSTSSPVDSPNQEPSPGVSEGANAEVTVHKGDALQSLRLSMPMQETELSNQPPSLDMENEEKIRLEARRRLEEQLKQYRVQRHKERSHRTTTKNRPFSTLDPELMLHPEALPRANTVAMTKEYSFLRTSVPRGPKLGSLGIPPSKERKSRSSRPNKIHSLADYKSPENDSSGGGTRTAGNTMSSSQSTISSVSTLSEISVMSEGSINEAEMPPGALFQVGDNISEFDGSESGMKPGNDGNDSDSSSYSSVSARGTFGMLSTALERQHGPYKVEGREIAPEAVGQFPSLQEVLQAASEEQHLLELEQEREGTAQPHSRRDSFSSSVSLESSVMGHDEMLQVLKEKMRLEGQLESLSSEANQALKEKTELQAQLATVNAQLQAKEEEAQISQEKQSTLATEVGTLRQNCSQLEKAMVELQGSLESKNASLASLSNDLKMAEDQYNRLMGKVEELQSTVTLRDNTAQELRLQIGGLQSQLQQVQLERSTLQSRLKTSQAEIDSLQQVRQWYQQQLALAQEARVRLQSEMANMQAGQMTQIGVLEHLKLENVTLSHQLTETQHRSIKEKERIAVQLQSIEADMLTQEAAYKQIQDAKTMVEDDLQHKLEQFEEERDHLLKLAKTATTLERELEQVKLTLSQKDMQLQSLQKEHLELMRQLTTTQENLHIKEQSINQLEARYLELEAQLAELQSESNAKDDNIQYLQNEKIVLEVALQSARAEKSQLDESAEQLGEGVLMASDVLDQLRQEVQVKANQIETLQQENSSLKKQAQKLKEQFQQQKVMVEAYRRDASSKDQLISELKSTKKRLLTEVKDLKQEVLGIQGEKQKAELEQARLQKEVVRIQEQMNNMEAHLQAIQQERDQLETQIQSVQFDQSQLAAVTQENEGLRKQVEQMEAEAKTAISEQKVRMKRLGTDLTSAQKEMKAKHKAYENAVGILSRRLQEALTDKETAEAELVKLKSQVSDGGNNQVLQEKMKTLQAELQAVTNSKIMLEKELQEVITLTSNELEEYQEKVLELEDELQESRCFKKRIRKLEDGNKKLTLELEHEKGKLTGLAQSHNALREHANILESALAKREADLVQLNLQVQAVLKRKEEEDQQMKQVVQTLQVALEKEKTKVKDLKEQVAAAKAEAAHNRRHYRAAVLELSEIKKDLQAKEDLVKALQSEALKLQAQDKQHTQEVSRFQEELAEAHAQLQILHKQLDEEMAKQPLTNQEVEDLKWDVEQRQRDIDAQKQQVGMMEQCHQRELDNLQTALQNIKVELESVQEELISTRKDKFMLQAKVGELRSSMKTVLLQNQQLKQDIKQSRIRKQRMELKSEGNQSNPVTPVKIPDCPVPASLLDELLKPSASVNKEPLNNLHNCLKQLKEEMDSLQRQMEEHTVTVHESMSSWTNAEGLAQQGQNNISKSSMVLNNMVVQNNNEAEQQQS
- the golga3 gene encoding golgin subfamily A member 3 isoform X2 — encoded protein: MKMETNQAGAVQMDANAYKEDKVIKSKETETHAMEGQTHLRQGLENTQNTTGDKCNGPVRSDVVPNGDRLAEGFSASGDMYINGSVPQMAPPQSTSSPVDSPNQEPSPANQPPSLDMENEEKIRLEARRRLEEQLKQYRVQRHKERSHRTTTKNRPFSTLDPELMLHPEALPRANTVAMTKEYSFLRTSVPRGPKLGSLGIPPSKERKSRSSRPNKIHSLADYKSPENDSSGGGTRTAGNTMSSSQSTISSVSTLSEISVMSEGSINEAEMPPGALFQVGDNISEFDGSESGMKPGNDGNDSDSSSYSSVSARGTFGMLSTALERQHGPYKVEGREIAPEAVGQFPSLQEVLQAASEEQHLLELEQEREGTAQPHSRRDSFSSSVSLESSVMGHDEMLQVLKEKMRLEGQLESLSSEANQALKEKTELQAQLATVNAQLQAKEEEAQISQEKQSTLATEVGTLRQNCSQLEKAMVELQGSLESKNASLASLSNDLKMAEDQYNRLMGKVEELQSTVTLRDNTAQELRLQIGGLQSQLQQVQLERSTLQSRLKTSQAEIDSLQQVRQWYQQQLALAQEARVRLQSEMANMQAGQMTQIGVLEHLKLENVTLSHQLTETQHRSIKEKERIAVQLQSIEADMLTQEAAYKQIQDAKTMVEDDLQHKLEQFEEERDHLLKLAKTATTLERELEQVKLTLSQKDMQLQSLQKEHLELMRQLTTTQENLHIKEQSINQLEARYLELEAQLAELQSESNAKDDNIQYLQNEKIVLEVALQSARAEKSQLDESAEQLGEGVLMASDVLDQLRQEVQVKANQIETLQQENSSLKKQAQKLKEQFQQQKVMVEAYRRDASSKDQLISELKSTKKRLLTEVKDLKQEVLGIQGEKQKAELEQARLQKEVVRIQEQMNNMEAHLQAIQQERDQLETQIQSVQFDQSQLAAVTQENEGLRKQVEQMEAEAKTAISEQKVRMKRLGTDLTSAQKEMKAKHKAYENAVGILSRRLQEALTDKETAEAELVKLKSQVSDGGNNQVLQEKMKTLQAELQAVTNSKIMLEKELQEVITLTSNELEEYQEKVLELEDELQESRCFKKRIRKLEDGNKKLTLELEHEKGKLTGLAQSHNALREHANILESALAKREADLVQLNLQVQAVLKRKEEEDQQMKQVVQTLQVALEKEKTKVKDLKEQVAAAKAEAAHNRRHYRAAVLELSEIKKDLQAKEDLVKALQSEALKLQAQDKQHTQEVSRFQEELAEAHAQLQILHKQLDEEMAKQPLTNQEVEDLKWDVEQRQRDIDAQKQQVGMMEQCHQRELDNLQTALQNIKVELESVQEELISTRKDKFMLQAKVGELRSSMKTVLLQNQQLKQDIKQSRIRKQRMELKSEGNQSNPVTPVKIPDCPVPASLLDELLKPSASVNKEPLNNLHNCLKQLKEEMDSLQRQMEEHTVTVHESMSSWTNAEGLAQQGQNNISKSSMVLNNMVVQNNNEAEQQQS